A portion of the Bombina bombina isolate aBomBom1 chromosome 9, aBomBom1.pri, whole genome shotgun sequence genome contains these proteins:
- the LBX1 gene encoding transcription factor LBX1 gives MTSKEEAKSSSVEERRRSALDHLPPPANSNKPLTPFSIEDILNKPSIRRSYTICGTAHLLTTAEKPPPTGLPLSSRGLLSQTSPLCALEELASKTFKGLEVSVLQAAEGRDGMTIFGQRQTPKKRRKSRTAFTNHQIYELEKRFLYQKYLSPADRDQIAQQLGLTNAQVITWFQNRRAKLKRDLEEMKADVESAKKLSPNTVEAVLTISELEENSSLNGSVKSSSGSPHHGHSHLHLSPSSPISDQHTSQECSEDEEDVEIDVDD, from the exons ATGACTTCCAAGGAAGAGGCAAAATCTTCATCTgtagaagagaggagaagaagtgCACTTGATCATCTGCCACCTCCTGCAAATTCTAACAAGCCACTTACACCTTTCAGCATTGAGGATATcttaaataaaccctcaatcagAAGAAGCTACACTATATGTGGGACTGCTCACCTTCTGACAACAGCAGAAAAACCACCTCCTACAGGGTTACCGTTGTCCAGCAGAGGACTTCTGTCCCAAACCTCACCTCTCTGTGCCCTGGAAGAACTGGCCAGCAAAACCTTTAAAGGGCTTGAAGTTAGTGTCCTACAGGCAGCTGAAG GTAGGGATGGAATGACCATTTTTGGCCAACGACAAACACCCAAAAAGAGGAGAAAGTCCAGAACAGCTTTTACCAACCATCAGATCTACGAACTAGAGAAAAGATTTTTATATCAGAAATATTTATCACCTGCTGACAGAGACCAAATTGCTCAACAATTGGGACTGACAAATGCCCAGGTCATAACTTGGTTCCAGAATCGCAGAGCTAAGCTCAAGAGAGACCTGGAGGAGATGAAAGCAGATGTGGAATCTGCCAAAAAACTTAGCCCAAACACAGTGGAAGCGGTTCTCACTATATCAGAGCTGGAAGAAAACAGTTCTCTGAATGGTAGTGTTAAAAGCAGTTCTGGATCCCCCCATCATGGACATAGTCATCTCCACCTTTCCCCTTCATCCCCTATTTCAGATCAGCACACAAGCCAAGAGTGTTCAGAGGATGAAGAAGACGTTGAAATTGATGTAGAtgactga